The sequence TACTCTATTTCAATGAAAAAAGATCTGAGGTTTTTTTGTCACTATATTGTCAATAATCATGACCTCCCTATTGTCCAGTTTATATGTGTGGTCTTCTGGTCAAactaaacatgaaaaataaagagatagcTAAAGGTAAGACACTGATTCAGATAGGGCTGGGTATAAGATTTCACGCTTCCATTAGATAATTGAAAGATCTCTTGTATTATCACCCATCAGACAATTTTCACCAGAATATTAGAATCAAAGTTCTTAGTGATGTGAACCAAGTTATATGTGAATTAACTTGGTGGTTTAACTGTTGCAGGCTGGTCTTCTGGTGCACATCATGTCCAATTTTGAAGATGCCGACACAGAAGAGACAGTGACTTGTCTCCACATGACAGCGTATCATCCTGGCCAATTGCAAAGTGGAATATTTCAATCCACAATGTTTTACAATAGAAGGAAATTCACCTCcactgaaatgataaaatttgggCGGAATTCCAACATCTGTCATTATGTTTTTCAGGACAAACAGGCTTCACGAATTCAGTTTTCTCTACAGCCATTTAAACAGTTCAACAGCTCAGTTCTCTCTTTTGAAACTAAAAATATGAGTAGGAAGACCAGTCTGATTGTGGACAACCAGGTGCTATACTACCTAAATAAAATGGACCTGCCCTACAGGTGCATAGTCAAATTCGGTGAGTATCAGTTCCTGTTGGAGAAGGAAGATGGAGAGTCTCTGGAATGGTTTGagactcaatttcttttttctccaagaCCGCTCTTACAAGAAAATTGGCCAGCACAGACACCCATACCTGAGAATGGCAGCTATTCATCCTATTCTACCCAAAGCCCTCTTCCTACAGAAATTGATGAAAATGAATTGTGAACAGAGGGTCTAAGAGGAAAAACATGAAGGATGAAGAACACATTTGTAGACATTCTACTTATTAAGAGTTTATTAGTGTAGTACATTGTAGTCATCTGTTAGGCTGCCAAGTTTGGGATTTGGTATTATCATCGTGTTGTTAGTCATGGACTTAGTCACCTGTTGCACTCCTGAATCTATGAAGAATTAAGTGTACATTAGCGAAGGTTAGTGTGTAAGAATATCCTTTGTGATGAAATTGTGTTCTCAAAATAaggtcatatatttttatttttattcttgatttcgGTCCTGTGTTTTGCTTTTGTAAGGAACTATGTCTTGGTTTGGTCATATCATTTCACAGCAGTCATTAGTTTTCAAAGCCAAAGCTTATTAACTGGTGTCTAATAGCTTGTTAGTACTTGTAGAACCAgagtactggaatgagttctAGAGTTCTGTCTGTGTGTCATTGTGGTTTAAATATAAGGAGAAGCAAcaccttgatttttctttatggaattATAGACTGTTCCTAAGATGACAGTTCTCCTCAACCTCCTTGTTTGTAttcatctaaaactaatatttaaacattttaaaaaatcgctgtgcttaaaatttttttcttactgaatttGAAGTTTGATTTTTATGTGCTTTACATaacttttcaatttcaatttttttttttttttttggtaccagggattgaacccaggggcactttattactcggcaacatccccagccctgtttatcttttattttgagacaggtctcactaaggtgcttagggcttccctaagttgctgaaactggttttgaccttgtgatcctcctggctcagcctactgagttgctgggattacaagtgtgtaccaccatgccaagCTTAACTTCAATTTGTAGCAGCAGTCATGAACATAATAAAGTCAAAGGTAAATTCCTTAATCATTTCtgtgaaattttctaaaaaagggaaataattgTTCTTAGGATGTTCTAGtaaatatgtcaatatttataataaatgcttaaacatttctaaaattttagctTCAAATAAAGTTGTCTTTACTTAAAACATTCACATTTCACTCATGTTAGCTGAGTTAAAGTGAGTGTTAGTGAATGTTGCATAAATAAGAACCCTTCAGTGAAATTTCCAGGTAAATTTCATGTTGTAAGAGGTCCAATGTTTGAATAAAATAAGTAACCACATTTCAGTAACAAACttcctaaaatatgtttaataatattttagactttatgGCCTCTTCCCAGGTGATTGTTAGCCCGAGTACACCTCCTCTTGTTTCAGATCACCAGTTACTTCTGGCCATAGAAGGTGATGTCCAGCACTTTAGCCCCTCCTCAGTCCTGGGACTGTTGCTGTAGAAGAGAACTACTTTTCCCCACTTAAAGTGGCCCAAATAACTTTTAATTCTGTGTCCAGTTTTTCTGCTTATTCCCTGTGGTAGGCACAGTTATGGTTTGGCCAAAGGCATCCAGATGTCCATGTGCTAACCTCTGGAGCTGTGAATGTGTTATGTAGCAAATGGGAATTAGGGCTGCAAATGGAATTAAGTTTGCTCATTAGTTGACCTTAAAACTGAGAGATCATCTTAGATTATTCTGGACCCAATAATTACAGGGTCCTTTCAAATAGGAGAGGCAGAGCAAGATGTCAGAGTGATGAAGTGTGAGGACTTGATCTGCTGGTGCCAGCTTTGAAGATCCTTGAGTCAAGAAATGCAGGCAATCTCTAGAAGCTAGAAAACATACACTCGATATCTAGAAGctgaaaaaggcagagaaaactctagaaagaaatgaaatcctgtggacaccttgattttagtccAGTGAGATTTGTTTCTTACCTACAGAACTTGAAGATGATAAATTTGTTGTGAGCCATTAAACTGcaataatttgttacagcagcagataCTCTGACCTGAGGTTATTCATCTACTATCTATTCTAGTCACTGTCAATAAGTTGCCTTTActctattatctttttctgggaTTGTAACTTCCTGTCTAATGTGGATTCACAAACTAGGTCACCCAGATTGTTAGAATTGCTCATAGTACCAGTAGTCTTATGGTAAAGACTGCCTCTGAGTGAAGTGTGTACACTCTAATGTGTAGGTTATATAACATTTTGGTCATTTTGAAAGACCTTTCCACTTGTTTCTTGTCTTCGAGGCTGATGACTGAATTGCTGAATTACAGAGttttaatattaagaaatttCTGTATCATTGTTACTGAACCCAAAAATTGTGTTAGGAGATACATCCAGAAAAATCTCATACTCATATAAATAGTTAATGATTTTTCCCATTTATCCTGCTAAAGTTTTGTTCGATTTGAGAAATAcaaacttcaatttttttctattttttttcttaacagagTGACAAAAGAGAGAGGGTTTCTAAATAGTAAACACCATTGTTCTCCGAATAGAAACATTCCATAGCCCAATTCTTATAGGTAATAATGGAGTAATAGGTTagtattaaaattgttttgatttcaAAGCTTAAAATCTCTACCAGAGCTACCCCAGCACATAGGGGTTGTTAGAGGCAAGCTGAAGTACCTCACGGAACACATGGAAGGAATGCAGCAGACTTTAGGCAAGATTCAAATGCCTGCAGCTCTGCCCCACAGTGAATATGGGCTCCATTCTCCAAATACATGGTGGCGCAAGACCACACAAAACTCCAAGATTTACATGTTATTGATCACTCAAAGAGAAACTGATCGCCTATTCCAGTTCCAGGGAAGGGTCAGCTTGCCACCCTTCCACTAACCGACTCTCCTCAGGTAACATAGTCACATATAATAGCTACTCTTGTCAGTGATCATGtggaaagaaaaagcattttcttaaaaaaaaaaaaatgaccacagTGGGCTGGACGGGGACAAACAAAATATTGGTATTCTGCAGCTAAGCTGTAAAAATTTCCACAACCTGAAGGACTCCCCTGTCCCTAGGAATTGAATTTTCTTGTGCCAAGTTGAGAGGTGTGTTAACTGGTGCCAGTATTACAATCACTTTTTTCAATCTCCATCTTCACAACATGGTTGTGCTTTCCACTGGTGAAATCTCATGCCATGTGATTCTATAAccattttctagaaaattctgtGTCTACTATATGATGTAATGACTGACTTGTAGAAGCCTAACTTTTAGGCTCTTCTATGCACGGTGGTATTCATTTCAATGAAGGTAAGATGGGCTATGCAGTCATTTAAGCTGTACTTTAAATTACATATATCTTGTAGGAAAATTAGCCATACTCCTACTACCAGGAGATAACTGttaacattttgtgtgtgtgtaagtggtGGTTGCTTTCATGTTACTTTAGGGCCCTCTTTACTTTTCCAGTTAacacttgtttatttattccttatattgttttctgttaaaataacAATGTGGTTACTATTTTATTGTGTGGACCATGATTGAAACCATCAGAGAACTTGGATTTCAGGTGGTGTCTAAGGATGAGAGCTGTGTGAAGTGTGACTGCAATTTATTTGGCTTCTAGTTGGTTTGAGTTTTCTCAAACCAATAACTCATTATTCAACAATTCAttctacatgaaaatattttgccttgCATGTCTTAAGTGAGGAATTTAGGGCCTGGAGCTCTGGTGAAGAAAATTGGAGAACAGTGATTTCAGTTGTTTCTGGCCTCACTACTTTGTTACTGATGGAAGGCTGCAAGGGACTAGAGATGAATCAGTCTGGTACTGTTGACTGGCATTGTTGCTCAAAAGTcaaagtcattttaaaacaaaccttTGTCACAAGAGGTGCAACAATGGAATGTCACATTAGGTCAGAGTGTCTTTTTATGACAATATCACTTTGGGTATCTTTAAGCAATTTTTCAATATTCAGCtaagcaaacaaaaccaacccGGACCCCTCAAAAATAATACTGACCTATCTCTACAGAATGAAGTGACAGTATTAAGTGTGGACTCTGAATCATACTGCCTCAGTTCATCTATTTCCCATGTAACCTGACACTAGCTCAGGATCCTTTTCTGAAAAACAAGGATTAAAATAGTGCTTCCCTCACAGTGTCTCTCTTTAGATCAGTTCAATACCCTTATCCTATGGTCCCCTTATCAGTGTTCCACAAAGCATGTCATTATGACTAGCACTGGGCAGTTAGGTCCTTACATTTAACAGTCATATATAAAAGATTTCTGAACCACCGAGGACATTACTAtatctttaaacatttaaataatttgtaataatcaaaatattcatattaatcatttttctaatttaattttattttcacctttaaTATTATCTAAAAATATAAGAATCAGATGCAGGAAATCCATTTCTTAGAGAATTCTTTTGTGATCTCACCAATGAGATAATTAACTGGAGGCACCAAGAAAATGAAGATAGGataacattataaatatattaaatctattttattaAGATGGCTGTGTTAAAAATTTATGATGAGGATATCTTTATATAGAGCAAAATGATAATTTTGGCCTCTACTAACAATATAtctaattattgaaaaaaaaggaGGCATAATTCCAAGTTATATCATTTTAGAAGTAGCTAAACTATTTCTAGCATCTTAAATAAAAACCCTTACATTACTCCACAACCCCCTCCAACTATCTCATTTCTCTGCTGAGAGCAAAACTTTTTGAATAATATCTACACTGGCTGTTTTATTATTTATCCCGTACCTCCTCAATTTCTATCCCTTCATTTGTGTAACAAACATGCATCAGTCTTCATGTTCCCAAACCCAACCCTAACTCACCCGTCCTCTTCTCAAAGCATTTGATGTTGGTGACTCCCATCTCCTCCTGGCATGACACCACACCTGCATTCCTCCTGAATCTGCTTTAGGCTGTTTCTCCATTCCTTTGAAGGTCACATTAGAGAAATCGGCCTTCTCTGCTTTTGTGGTTCCCTGGGGTGAACTCAGCTAGTGCACTGACTTAAAATACCACTCATCTACTAATGACTCCCAAACTTCACCTAGACCTCCTTCCTGGAGCTATAGATATGCACCCTAGCATCCTTATTCAAATGTCTCACCACAGCTCAAATGGAACTTTCAAACAGAATTCTTCATGTCCCCCACTTTGCCAAACCTGTCCCCTCCGTTACATTTATTAAGTCAAGCCAGAGCCAAAAAGATAATGTGAGGCACAGTGGTAGCTGCTAGGTTGGCTGTCACACATCCATAGATTTGGCCTTAAGGGAGACACTGAGCTCAAATCAATTTAGATAGCTTATTACTTGCACAGATAGCAAAAGCAACAGCAGTACAGTCAGCTCCTGGCATCCCTTGTCCTTACAAATGTCCCAGATGACAGACGACGTAAGAGTAGCTGAGGTTAATTGTCGGGGAGCACTGTAAACTATGGCCAAGCAGTTTCATAGCCTGTTTCTGTACATGAATGGAGATGAGGTGGAGTCCCATTCCTCACTGGAACCATGGAGTTGGATGAGAAATTACCTCATGACAGCCTTCTTCAAGAAAGGGAAGCGGGTGACAAATGGACCTTTAACAACTCCTCTAAGACTAACTATCTTGGCATGTTCCTGGCAGAATCAGAGTTTTTTGCCTCTGTGGTCTATGTGTAGCGAATATCCTTATATTCATCAGAAAACCCTATAGTTCTACCTTTCAATCTGCTCTGAATTTCTGCATCCATTAAAAATTCTAAACCACACCATGTCCCTTTGGGTGTTCTATACATACATTCCTGTCCTCTTATAATTCATTCTCTACATAGCAGCTAGTTATCTTTGGAAAATGCAAGTATGATAACTATACATCCTAAGTTACATAGAATGCCAAGGGCCTTCTGTTATGCACCAAATAAAATTCACTCTTAAATATGGACTAGCAGGCCTCACATGATCTGGCCCCTAACTATCCTTCCAACATCAACTCATCCCACTCCTGCCCCTCATTCTTGATGCTTTCAGTTCcatggttttttattctttcaacatACCAAATTCATTCCTACTGCAGAAACTTTGTATTTACTGTTCCCTTTGATTGTAACATGCTTTACCAGGCCTCTTTGCTTCCAGCTCAACAATTAAGTCTCAACTCAAATGTCTCCTTGGAGGGGATTCCCCTGATCTATCAAAAGTAAACAGTTGGCCCTCAGTTACCTCTGTCTTCTTACACCTTGCATATTTCCTAACTGATctgattttcttgtttatttattattgtctATCTGTCTTACCAGGGTGATAAGAGCAGGGACCTTCTAAGTTTGTTTACTGTTATGTCTCTAACACTCTTCCAGACCCAGCAGATTCTCcagtgtttgttgaataaataagttATTCTAGGGTATTTTATgaacataaagtaaaaaattaatattctttttcttagtagttaaaacatttttcaagtttagttccatcttcctttcctaatttattcctttttgttttcacatcagatttaataattttaagttgtcataatatttgtatctttatgaatagataaaataaaatcagtaataatcaaataattatctttaaatgtaaaaatgtgtttattcacAATCCTTGAGAAGTTACCATTCCTTCAGAAAAATTTTTATGAACAAAAAGCCAAGAAAAATTACAATAGTAGCTTATGCCAAACCAAAAATATACATCTGAtgtatataaactttaaaaagcattaaCACAGGCAATGTGAATATAGAGtaccttaaaatatttccaatgaCACAGCTACAACTCAAATTCTATTGACAgatataaataaaagcatttactaatgtattatatatacatattaaagtgtcatatttatttctatgagattaaaaaaagaacaaaaaaaaactacagattCATTGCCTAGCAGTTCAAATATTGAAAGGgccacatgattttttttttaagtacagcaGGAACTTTAAGTTACTATTTATATCTGGACCTTCCTATATTTTTGAGAACATGCACTGTCACtgttgtaagaaaaagaaaagaaaaacacaataaggagaaaaaaaaaaacctggtttGCTTATTAAATCATACTCAatcctcagcaaaatcaaggaaAGCAATCAGGGACTGTTTTATATCCCTGGCCTTTGATATTGATACATAAATTTCAATGAGAAGGGAAGTTAACTGTCTATTGCAAAATGCAGTTATATATACTTATACTGAAATACTTAGTTCCATCCCATTTAAGTTCCCCGTACTACAAGGCAAAGGAAAGTGTAATAAAATCAATGGAACCTTTCATGCTAGAAaggattttatttactttgaaatacCCGTAttaccctttttatgtttttttttcttaagtcattCAGAGGACATGTTCTATGTAAAATCTAAGATCATTCATTggaaatacagaatttaaaaaaataatgacaccTAAAAACTTAATATATCAATTTAAAGCCAATATAGTTGCATGTAAAAGGAAGTGAAAAacctaaatatatacatatttccttaaatataatttttattaccaACTTAAATGTCCAAActctaaagtttatttttatcatattatcTTTTGTTTAGATCGAATCAACATCATCATACTAGGTTatacaataaacagaaagaaactgATACTTCAGCATTTTGTAGGGTCATCTATGCAAATTAATTGTGCTTAATACTAGTTAATAAAATCCAAAGAAGCCATAGAAGTAAATAATGCTGGAAAAGGAATACTATTCTAAATCTGACAATCCCTGCTCATGCTCCCTTCACATCTGCTGAGAATtaacaaaaaatacttttaatatcttCACAGTTATATAATGGAATGGGCTTAGTAAAGCATCTGAAGTAAAAgtaatgaactttttaaaatatataaatctataaGAGTAAACAGGAATTCTATAGTTAAATTAAATGTAATTGATAACATGACAAAACCATTAAATTGGTCTTGAAAAGCAGAAGGCAGATGATAAAATTGCACTTAATTCTGAAGCAATTCAGATCTATCATTTCTACTCCTTTCTAACAAAATAATCATTTACAACGTGGTTTCTAACCTCCCCCTTTTGAAAAGGCTCAACGCAACCATTTATACATTCTAGTTGGTTTTAACATTTGGTCATAACTAATACACAGTTTACACAATTTCACCCTATCGAATCTGTTGACCTGTATCAGACTGCTTCGTGCCAGAATCAGACAGTTCTAATACAGGATTTACAAATCCAGAATACTCGGAATTGCCATTATCATCCATTTCGGCACTGACAAAATCATTCTCCCATTCCAGTCCGTTGGAGTCATCAGAGGCTGACGTGGGGTTACTTCCAGTCTTCTTGCTGCTACACTTAAGTGCTGCCCGGAGAATGTCTTCCTCTGTTTTAGAACGCTCTCTCATTGGAAGCATTCTATTCATGCCTAGGATTTGAGCACAGTTTGAAAAGATCTCAGTTAACATAAAAAGCTATATTAAAAGATTCCCAGTTTTTTACAATTAGACTTGATTTGTGAATTAACTTTTAAGAGATAGTCCAATAGAGGCTTTCTCAAGGGACATTTTTGGGGTCTAATCCTGACATATGCCACAGATATTTAAAGATCCCCAGAGCTTTTCCTCCCCTCTTACTTCCCCCTATCTTCCctcctctgctctactggtcttccACCAAAGGACAGTTTTGATGCAACATTGATCATTCGATGATATGAAACTTCTGAAAAGTCAAACAGAACAGACTGAGTTTTTGATTGctattgtcttttccttttcttttttttggttctggggattgaatccattggcactctatcactgagttacatccccgactcttttaattttttattttgagatagggtctcactaagttgctgaggctctcagtctcccaagttgctgggattacaggagtacataCATCACTGTGCCTAGCTGCTATGAGTCTTATTTGGTAAATCAGTACATCTGCCAAGGTTCTTTCCTTCTTAGATGATAACTGCATTTCTCAGAGACTGAAAATCACTGCAGTGATAACAACAAAAATGCTTTTCCAGAACTACTAGGTTCCTGTTAATACTGCATGcccttcaaaatatattaattgatTCAATTCTCAACAATTTTATGAAGTTAAGTTACAGGATTATCATTAACTCCACTTAAGAGTTGAGGAAACTGGAAAGGTAAATGATTTGCCCAAATCACACAATTATAAAGTGAtatggtaggattttttttttttttttggtcagcactgaggatggaacccaggaccttgcatgctaagcaagtactctactgctgagctacatccctagacctgaaataaaaattttaattcactCAGTTTGGCTCCAAAGTCTGTGCTCttcatattattcttattttctaccACATTAGAGTAGCAATATTTCTAGAGGAAATTGTTCTAGATCTAATTCTGAACAGAAAtaaattggtaaaataaaaagtgtcaaaaatcttggagaaaaaaatgtcattttgttgACAGTAGAAAGGTACAGAAGATAGAAGAGAAATTTGAATTTGTAAGTACAGAATCAATATTGGTAACAACTAAAATCAGGATTAGTAAAGAGATTTTAAAGAGAATACCGAGACatgggctggggttttggctcagaggtagaatgcttgcctagcatgtgtgaggcactgggtttgattgtcagcatcacatataaataaaagaataaaataaaggttgagcaacagttaaaaaatttttttaaaaagagagaatacCTAGAAAcaattttgtttcagaaaacaaaattataagaaataagaatCAGATCCCatagtaataaaaagaatatttaaatttgaatcaCTCCTGAAAACACAGAGACTCAATCCAGTAAAACCAGTTATTTTTATAGATAAGAGCTCATATAAAAGTATGCACTGGATACTAATTTAATTTTGTGGATTTATAGCTGGTAGTTTGTTTCGGGGGGGGGTTAAGTCTAAAGGAAGTTGGATCATACATCTACGAAAAAGTAGGTTTCTAGTAGACTCTTTCCTATACCTGGTATTAACAATTCTCTTAATAACTTGAATAGTAACCTAGAAAGTCAATTACCTATGAATATTATTAGCATAGTATGGATGACAGGACCACAAATCAGCATCACTAGAGGAGAGCTAAGGTCTATTCCATTTCAAAACATAAGGAAATACttaatacttattatttttctcGAAGTTCTATGATTGAGTCTTCTTTCTTGGATTGCCTATTTCtgaacatgaaaatgaaaacttaggCCTTGTCTAAtgaaatagctttaaaaaaagaaaacaaaagtagttATCTACTGTTTTGAATGTTTGACTGTGATGCACCCTGTactatgtgttttatatattcgATCCTCACAATATTCctttatttgttcaaataattgtttcttcttttttatttttttattttttttgcagtgctgaggattgaaactaGTCTCATAAACCTTAGTCAAGCTCTCAACCACTGATCACATTTCAAACCTGTTCAAAATTTATAGactgcctactatgtgccaagcatttTTATACTCCCAAATAAATTTAACAGTGaaaaattatctttcctttttacaATGGACAAACTATAGCTTAGAGAGATTAAGTAATCCACCTAAGTACTACAACTATGAAGACACAGCAGGTAAAATTCAAACTCATATCTGAGTAATGACTTTTGTTCCATACCAAAAGGAATGTAGGAAAAATTAAATTGCTAATTTATAATGAACCTAGAAAGTTCAATGACATTTTACTTTAGACTTCCCACAAGGGGGCAGTAATCCTTTACATTGAGTAATTTCATGGGGTAGATTCGGAAAACCTTcaagaaattaacatttatattctGAATCtcaagaaacattaaaaattaaacaactttCTAAACCACTTATCAACAAATGATAATTGCTAATACAGCAACAGTACaggaaatttttatattgattttttcaaGGCTTTGTATTTATTCAGTTTATTAAAGTAAAATGCCAAGGTGGAAGACCTGTATAAATCAATATAGAACAAATTAAATGTTTAAGGTAAAATTGTGAATTATAAAATACCTTCTTCATCTTCCCACTCTAGATCTAAGGATGTGCTGTCATCATTTCCACTAGTTGATTTAGTTTTGGTCATTAAATCACAACTGCTTTCTGTATTTGGTGTCAATACCGTGGCATCTGATGAGAGTCCtagaatacatatatacatatatatatatatatatatatataatacaattaAATGTTGCCACCTGTGCTCTTTTCCCacaatagttattttcttttgcaacaaatttctttctttaaatagtaCTATTCCATCAAACtcaaaacagacattattgaaaACATTACAATGGTAAGTTTATGctaggaataatttttttctttttttttttgccatttaagCACTGCAAACATGCAAATCTAAATTAATCATAAACCTTAAATAGGATAAACAAACTGTATGTAATGTTTCTAATAGTCAGTTACAAAGTtggacaaacaaaacaaaacaaaacaaaatgctaaaACACATGAAAGGCAGCCTATACTCTCCAAAGGAACCACTCCTAAGTTCCTCAAGCTTCCCGGGAGTAGAAGCATAGGAGCTGACtttagaacttttttctttttttggtataggggactgaatccagggatgatttgtcactgagttacagtctcaactctttttattttgagacagggtctcaataagttgcttagggtctcactatgttgctgaggctggcctcaaacttgcaatcctcctgcctcagcctcccaagttgctgggattacaggtatgcaccaccatgactaGATTACTTCTGAAGAAACatcagttttaattttgaaacttgaagaaacattttaatCTTACAAATCAATTTGTAATATGTATAATAAGTAcacttttctattatttcttcccACTTTTCCTTTGTTTATGGGGAAGGGTAGGGGTAGGATCaagatagaaatggaaaaagcagtGCTCCCTGTGAGGTTTACACAAAAGTAGTCTGAGAT comes from Sciurus carolinensis chromosome 10, mSciCar1.2, whole genome shotgun sequence and encodes:
- the Tifa gene encoding TRAF-interacting protein with FHA domain-containing protein A, with protein sequence MSNFEDADTEETVTCLHMTAYHPGQLQSGIFQSTMFYNRRKFTSTEMIKFGRNSNICHYVFQDKQASRIQFSLQPFKQFNSSVLSFETKNMSRKTSLIVDNQVLYYLNKMDLPYRCIVKFGEYQFLLEKEDGESLEWFETQFLFSPRPLLQENWPAQTPIPENGSYSSYSTQSPLPTEIDENEL